ACTTCCACTTCACCCAGCACGACGCTGACCAGGTCACGGGGGAACACCCGCTCCAGCAGGGTCTTGAGCGCCTGGCCGCTGCTGGGGGTGGACTCGCTGAGCTTGAGCATGACCCGGTTGCCGGCGGCCAGGGCGCCGGTCAGCGGGCCGATGGCAAGGAACAGCGGGTAGTTCCACGGCACGATGATCCCCACCACCCCCAGTGGCTGGTACTGCACCCGTGCGCTGGCGGGCTGGAAGGCCAGGCCGACCTTGCGCCGCGACGCGCGCATCCAGCGCTGAAGATGGCGCTCGGCATCGCGCAGGCCCAGCACCGAGGGCATCAGTTCGGCGATCAGGGTTTCATCGCGGCTGCGCCCACTGAAGTCGGCATCGATGCTGGTGATCAGGGTTTCCTTGTCCGCCAACAGCGCCTCGCGCAGGCTCTTGAGCCACTGCCGGCGCTGGGCGGCCGGGGGCATGGGGTTGCTGGCAAATGCCCGGCGCTGGGCGTCGAACGTCGCTTGCAGGTCGAGGTCTGATTGCACGGGAGGGAGAACGGCAGGCGAGGTCATGGCGGCTCCGAGGGTGGCGAATGACTAGAGCATATACTCTAATTGGTACGATGGTGCATATTTTTTCATGGCCTTGGCGGTGCACCCGACCGGCAGGAGGCCGTAAGATGGCCCTGATCATTCACCCTGGAGTCCGGAGCTGAGCATGGCCCCGCGCATGAAGACCCGAGAGCGCATCGTGCAGAACAGCCTGGAGCTGTTCAACCAGCAGGGCGAGCGTAGCGTCAGCACCAACCACATTGCCGCGCACATGGAAATCTCGCCCGGCAACCTGTACTACCACTTCCCCAACAAGCAGGCGATCATCGCCGTGCTGTTCAACCAGTACGAAGAACTGGTCGACAGTTTCCTGCGCGCCCCTCAGGGGCGGGCCGCCACGGTCGAGGACAAACGCTTCTACCTCAAGGCCTTGCTGGCGGCGATGTGGAACTACCGCTTCCTCCACCGCGACCTGGAGCACCTGCTCGACAGCGACCCGGAGCTGGCCGCGCGCTACCGGCGGTTTTCCCGGCGCTGCCTGCAGCATGGCCAGGCGATCTACCGTGGTTTCGTCGATGCCGGGATCCTGGCCATGGATGCGACGCAGATCGAGTCGCTGACCATCAATGCCTGGATCGTCCTGACGTCCTGGGTGCGTTTCCTCAGCACCACCCGCGAGCACACCGCCCACCTGGGTGAAGAAGCCTTCAAGCGCGGCGTCTATCAGGTGGTGGTGCTGGAACTGGGCTATGTCACCCCGGCCTCGCGGGCTGCCGTGCAGGCCTTGTGCGATGAGTATCACGTTCCGTTCAACCAGGCCCTGGAGCACTGAGCCGGGGTTTTCGAGCCATTCAACAGGAGATTGTCATGCCCCTTGCGCAACTGATCACCCCGCAGCAACTGGCCGAGCGCCTGGACTCGCCCGGGCTGGTGATCCTCGACTGTCGTTTCGCCCTGGAAGATGTCGACTACGGCCAGCGCAGCTATGCCCAGGGGCATATCGCCGGGGCGCATTTCGCCGACCTGGAGCGTGACCTGAGCGGGCCGGTGGTCAAGGGACGCACCGGGCGCCATCCGCTGCCCGATGCGCAGCACCTGGTCGAGCGCCTGCGTGAATGGGGCCTGGACGACGACAGCGAGGTGGTGCTCTACGACGACGGCCCCGGCGCCTTTGCCGCCCGTGCCTGGTGGCTGCTGGCCTGGCTGGGCAAGCGCGACGGGGTGTCGATCCTCGACGGTGGCCTGAAGGCCTGGCACGCGGCACATCTGCCCCTGAGCCTGGACGCGCCTGCGCGGCGCGAGGGCAATTTCAGCGGCGAGCCGGACATGAAGCTGCTGATCGATGCCGGGCACTTGGCCAAGCGCCTGGGCGAAGCGGACCTGACCCTGATCGATGCCCGTGCGTTGCCGCGCTTCCGAGGCGAGGTCGAGCCGATCGACCCGGTGGCCGGGCACATCCCGGGCGCACAATGTGCGGCGTTTACCGACAACCTCGGTGCCGACGGGCGGTTCCTGCCGGTGGCGCAGCTCAAGCAGCGTTTTGCCGAGAAATTGGGCGGCCGCCCGCCTGAGCACCTGGTGGCCTACTGCGGTTCGGGCGTGACGGCCTGCCACAATCTGTTCGCCCTGGCGCTGGCGGGATACCCGTTGGGGCGGTTGTACGCAGGTTCCTGGAGCGAGTGGATCAATGATCCGCAGCACGCAGTGGCGACCGGCGACTGACCTTTACTTGTAGGCGCTATCGACCTTCCAGCAGCCACTGCGGAATCCGCCGTTCCAGGTAGTACCCCGGATTACGCAGGCTGCCGTCGACAAACCCCACGTGCCCACCCCGGCTGTGCAGTTCGAAATGTGTTTGCGCTGCCAGCTCGCTGGCGCTGGGAAGGCTGTGGTCGAACACGAACGGATCGTCGCTGGAGTGGATGATCAGCGTTGGGGTGCGGTTCTCACCCAGGTAATAGCGGCTAGAGGCACGCCGATAGTAATCGTGGGCGTCGCTGAAACCGTTGAGCGGCGCGGTCACCCGGCCATCGAAATCCCAGAACGTGCGCAGGTTGCGCAGAGGCCCCAGGCGCTCGATCTCGTCCAACCCTTGCTGGTGGCCCTTGTCGCGAAAATGCCGCTGCTTGTTCTGTACATAGGCCAACATCTCGCGCATGAAATGCGCCTGGTATAGCTTCGAGAAACCCAGCCCGATGCGATCGGCGCATTGGTCCAGACGAAACGGCACCGATACTGCCACCGCTGCTTCCAGCTGGCTGGCCGAACCACTCTCACCCAGATACTTGAGCAACACGTTGCCACCGAGCGAATAGCCCACGGCGTACAGCGGTGCCAGCGGCCGTTGGGCGCGCAGGTGGCGGATGGTCTCGGCCAGGTCTTCGCTTGCCCCGGAGTGATAGCTGCGCGCCAGCAGGTTGGGCTCGCCCGAGCAACCGCGCCAGTTCACTGCGACACTGGCCCAGCCACGTGCCTGCAGCGCTTGCTGCAAACCTTTGACGTACGGGGAGTTGGAAGAGCCGGTCAGCCCGTGCAACACCAGCACCAAGGGTGCATCGGGCTGGTGCGGGCCATGCCAGTCGAGGTCGAGGAAGTCGCCGTCGGCCAGCCACAGGCGTTCGCGGTTGCGTGACAGATCGGGCAGCTTGCGCCAGAGAGGGCCCCACAGCGTCTGCAGGTGCGGGTTGGACAGGCCGGTGGCCGGGCGGAACGTGGCGGTGAGGCTAGGCATGCTGGGCGACTCGTGATGTGCCCGTCTAGAGTGCCATGAAACACCGCCACTGTATCTGCGCTATTGGTCGGCTGCCACGCGCTGCCACAGCGCATAGTGCACCTGGCCGGTCTTCTTCTCGCGGTGCAGGCGCCAGTTGCCTGGCATCGGTAGCGTGGACGGGGCTGCTTCGCTCTCGGTGTAGATCCACGCTTGTTCGCGCAGCCACTGGCCCTGCTCCAGCAGGTTGCAGGTGTTGGCCAGCAGGTCCTGGTGGAACGGCGGGTCGAGGAACACCAGGTCGAACTGCTGCTTCGTTGGACCTTGCAGGTAGCGCAGGGCGTCGGTCTGCAGGATCTGTCCGCGGGGGCAGCGCAGCAGCTCGAGGT
This genomic stretch from Pseudomonas entomophila harbors:
- a CDS encoding TetR/AcrR family transcriptional regulator; translated protein: MAPRMKTRERIVQNSLELFNQQGERSVSTNHIAAHMEISPGNLYYHFPNKQAIIAVLFNQYEELVDSFLRAPQGRAATVEDKRFYLKALLAAMWNYRFLHRDLEHLLDSDPELAARYRRFSRRCLQHGQAIYRGFVDAGILAMDATQIESLTINAWIVLTSWVRFLSTTREHTAHLGEEAFKRGVYQVVVLELGYVTPASRAAVQALCDEYHVPFNQALEH
- a CDS encoding sulfurtransferase, whose translation is MPLAQLITPQQLAERLDSPGLVILDCRFALEDVDYGQRSYAQGHIAGAHFADLERDLSGPVVKGRTGRHPLPDAQHLVERLREWGLDDDSEVVLYDDGPGAFAARAWWLLAWLGKRDGVSILDGGLKAWHAAHLPLSLDAPARREGNFSGEPDMKLLIDAGHLAKRLGEADLTLIDARALPRFRGEVEPIDPVAGHIPGAQCAAFTDNLGADGRFLPVAQLKQRFAEKLGGRPPEHLVAYCGSGVTACHNLFALALAGYPLGRLYAGSWSEWINDPQHAVATGD
- a CDS encoding hydrolase, whose protein sequence is MPSLTATFRPATGLSNPHLQTLWGPLWRKLPDLSRNRERLWLADGDFLDLDWHGPHQPDAPLVLVLHGLTGSSNSPYVKGLQQALQARGWASVAVNWRGCSGEPNLLARSYHSGASEDLAETIRHLRAQRPLAPLYAVGYSLGGNVLLKYLGESGSASQLEAAVAVSVPFRLDQCADRIGLGFSKLYQAHFMREMLAYVQNKQRHFRDKGHQQGLDEIERLGPLRNLRTFWDFDGRVTAPLNGFSDAHDYYRRASSRYYLGENRTPTLIIHSSDDPFVFDHSLPSASELAAQTHFELHSRGGHVGFVDGSLRNPGYYLERRIPQWLLEGR
- the rsmD gene encoding 16S rRNA (guanine(966)-N(2))-methyltransferase RsmD, whose translation is MARPTSPARPAPGASKGPGQLRIIAGEWRSRRLAVPEGEGLRPTPDRVRETLFNWLAPYIEGAHVLDAFTGSGALVLEALSRGAENAVALDSNPAAITNLKHNLELLRCPRGQILQTDALRYLQGPTKQQFDLVFLDPPFHQDLLANTCNLLEQGQWLREQAWIYTESEAAPSTLPMPGNWRLHREKKTGQVHYALWQRVAADQ